CCCATTTTACTGACAGGATTTATCATTAGTGACTTTGGCGGCTTGGCAGAACAACGATTCTCTTTATGATAAACAGATCCATTTTGCAAGTTCGTTATTACAGGTAGTTCCTACAAAGGATCAGACTAATGACGTATACAATACTTGAATTCTCGATGTAGATGCTACATAGTTGGTTCTCATCCTTCAGAGACTACGAGTGTAATAGGAGCATCCGTCGACAAAAGGATCACCCTAAGATGATAATCTCATGGCTATTGAGAACGCATGAGTTCTAGAATCATAAGTGTTTCTTCGTAGGAACGTCCACGAATCTAACCAATTATTCTTCGTGCTTTGTGAGCAGACATACATATATGTTGACCTAAAGCGTATACTTCGTCTGAAGTTGTATATGGGTTCCCCCTGTGTTTCTTTATCTTTATCATAAAGGTTACCTCTCACTAATGAATTCATAattaatctctatttttttattataatttattataataatattaacgacgagatttattatcattttttgcGTGTCCGCAAAAATTTATAGTAGGTGCGAATTCTCCCAATTTATGTCCTACCATACGATCTGTTATATAAATGGGCAAATATTCTTTTCCATTATGGATAGCGATAGTATGGCCGATCATTGTGGGTATAATGGTAGATGCTCTGGATcaagttattattatttctttttccgcttttgtattaagcctttcgattttttttaataaatgatttgctACAAAAGGATTTTTTTTAGTGAACGcgccattttttttactttaaaaatatatattttttgtttttgtaaagacGAAGAAAGAAATAATCTCTCCTATTTACTCCGCCGATGAAGAATCAAATTATCACtatatttattcctttttctACTTCTTCTTCCAAGTGCAAGATAACCCCAAGGGGCTGCGGGTTTTTTTCTACCAATTGGAGCCCTCCCTTCACCACCCCCATGGGGATGGTCTGCAGGGTTCATAACTACTCCTCTTACTACAGGACGCTTACCTAGCCAATATTTAGATCCGGCTCTACCCAAACTTTTCTGGTTCACCCCAACATTCCCCACCTGTCTGACTGTTGCTGAGTAGTTTTTGGATATCAAACGGACCTCCCCAGAAGGTAATTTTAATGTGGCCGATTTCCCCTCCTTTGCAATCAGTTTCGCAACAACACCCGCTGCTCTAGCTAATTGTCCACCCCTTCCAATTGTgatttctatgttatgtatggcTGTGCCTAAGGGCATATCGGTTGAAGTAGATTCTTCTTTTTGATCGATCAATCAAAACCCCTTCCCAAACTGTACAAGCTTCTTCCAAAGCATACGGCTTTCTGGATGTAGATGATGATATCTATACAGATGGATTCGTATAATTCTTATCGTATAATTCTTATATATATTGTACAATGAAGTACCACATGATTGGATATATAGGAATCCAAATCTGTCGAACCACTCATGTTATGATCTTCTACATCCTAGGTCTTCCCGTTCCGTCATCTGGTTTATGTTCTTCATGTAGCATTCAGACCGAATGACTCTATGAAATTACGTCGATACTTCCACAAATTATAGGTAACGTAGAAGACATCTCTATTTTTCCCCCGGGGAATCTTTAGAATTACCACTGCTTAGCTTTCAATTCGCCTCTGACCATCAAATGAAATGTGAATAACCCGTCCTCCTCTCTTTGAAACAAGGGGCGCTTCTAGTTCTGTCAGTGCTTGTGATCCTTTTGTCGACGGATGCTCCTATTACACTCGTAGTCTCTGAAGGATGAGAACCAACTATGTAGCATCTACATCGAGAATTCAAGTATTGTATACGTTATTAGTCCGATCCTTTCTAGGAACTACCCATAATAACGAACTTGAAAAATGGATCTGTTTATCATAAAGAGAATCGTTGTTCCTGACCTTGCTTCACCTTAATTGTTATTTAAACAAGTCAAAGTCAAAGTTATGTCTTGGTCTGACTGGGGATAGCATTTCTCTTCTGCATGTCCATGGAGTTTTGAAAAATCCAAACATCTCAGAGATAGATAGAAAGGTAGGAATTTATCGAACGAACCGCACTCCTTCGTATACGTCAGGAGTCCATTGATGAGAAGGGGCTGGGGAAAGCTTGAACCCAATTCCTACGGTGATGAATATAAACGCAATTGAAATTCCTGGGCAGTTATACATTTGTGTATTGATAAGACCATTCACTATTTCTTGAAGCTCGATCTCTCTCCCGGATGAACCATATAGCCAAGAGAAACCATGAACCAGAATAGAAGAGCTTGCCCCACCCATGAGTAAATATTTCGTAGTAGCCTCATTAGACCGTACATCTTTCTTGGTATATCCAGATAATAGGTAGGAGCATAAACTGAAACATTCTGGAGCTACAAAGATAGTTATTAAATCGTTAGCACCGCATAAAAACATTCCTCCTAGAGTAGCTGTTAATACGAATAACAGAAACTCTGCTATAGCCATTTCTGTACATTCAATGTACTCTACGGATAGAGGAATACATAGAGTTGaacatagtaaaataagaaattgaaagatTTCATTGAAATTGTTAGTTTGGAAATTTCCTGAAAAGCTAATCATAGGTTCTTCTCTCCATCGGAACAATAGGGCCGTTATGCTCATTACTAAACTTGTTGAAAAGACGAAATATAACCaaggtatatattttttatcagaGGTTGAATCGATCATCAGAAGAAGAATTAGGCCAAAAATTAGGATACATTCTGGGAAAATAAAACTTCCATTAAAGAGAAGCAAATGAAAGGCTTTCATAAAAATTCTCGCAGAATCGAGAATGAAGTTTTCATTCTATACATGCCAGATCATGAATTAGTAACTGCATCCaatctccaaaaaaaatcacaattgtTTCGAACTTTCTAGTTTTGGAATGGGAATATTTACGGAATTCCCATGAATAGGATCAAACCTTATTCCATGGTATTTACATGAGATTCCTCGTTCTTATTCTTAAGCAAGTTAAATCGATTATTTATCCTTGGGGATCCGACATTAATCCTCTCATACCTAGTAATTGTTGTCCATCGACTACGCCTTTTGGCCTGATCTTAGGCCTTGACTCACCCTCCgtttctctttttatttattaatttttttcgtaTATTGAATCACTTGTGAAGTCGACTTCACTTGACCGTGTCTGCTTCAAATTCACCCTAGACTCGTGTCGTGTAGTGTAGCAAGACTAACAAGTGGTCGAGTGAATTTATGAATGAgcaataataacaagattcgtcttaggtttcattccccttaggtatttaggggtttagttcataataagataagagtacatctcaaaagtatgtaaataacaaaacataaagagaactctaaaacccctgaaggaattctaagagagatcttcagtcttggagtagctccggcttttgggatggatcgtctggcttccttcaagtaattcctggcgtatggttctgtattccagaaaatttCTGGAAGAGGGCTCCTTTCTAGgacatacttagggtgtttatataggctttggattggcttttcttcctccctaagtacccttttccatgtaaaatacaactctttgaaaaagggacacgctcgtgtgccatggccgtatGACATGTTTGCCAGgtcgtgttcgatccgttaaattgcacacggtcgtgtggttcAATGGCCAAGCCATGTGAATCGTGAGAGCCTTGGTTGACACCCTTGAAGGACACGGGCGTCTGAgcagcccgtgtggcaaggcttaggccttgtgatcttctcgatttggtctattttgtccctttttagctcgtttttggctccttttgactcttggtgctctcaagagtacaaaacatgagataaccggactaagagcaccaaaatccacaaatatagtagtaaacatccataaatatgctaactATTTGAGGTAAAACattgtataatttggcgtttatcatgCAACATTGGTAACATTTCATTTCCAATCATATAAACAATAATTCGTTTGAAAACCGTAACTCATCCATATCAATAGTACTTCATCCATATGAATAGAATTTATACCCGTTGAACTTATTAGAATCTCGAGGGATACTCGGGTGATATCCAGTACATATAAATCAGAATCCTTCAATTCCTCATAATTTtccgctctttcgagctatgaacAGTAAGCTCCTCTTGAGCTGATGGACAATAAGCTCTGACAAGCTgaatcagtaagctcatacgagctgagaacagtaagctctcacgagctgatatattggtaagctcatacgagctgtggtgagtccgcaacacatgtaggatctcaaccaaaacggtaaccctagtgacatttCACTTGCATCCTATGAATTCTTacagttcaaacggggctcgataactgatacgtgatattcgtaacaggttttaaatatttataatgaatcgttcttgaaactaactataatcacgatgaaggcaaatttacctatcgaacaatagtataactTTAGCAAgtccggattatcgaacccaaatgaaccaagagtactagtatcaactttctttttattatctagcctaaaaaaataaaagggtttttgtttatctaactaattaattaaactaagaaatcacagaaaagcaattttggggaaaatactttttgggaAACTTGATTGATtaaaacaatacctaaggaaaaatccacctagacttcacttgttatttgactctgaatcggacgatttattcattcaacttattccatggagatccctaagttatattattatctctctcgagactaacaatgtctaatcctagattgaataattgaaatctctttctaattaacgccctagggttgcattaactcgatctatggatccccttattaggtttcacccaaatccggcaaaatcttgtcacccaatctctaggcgcgcaaccaactccgtttaattatgacaaagttactcttagacagggtctattcctcttctgaataagagcttaacttgaatcaatatcctagaatatcaaaacaagaattaagaacacataattaagaacaagtcaaatatttatcatataattcagataattataacaagattcatcttaggtttcatttcccttaggtatttaggggatttagttcataactaaaaaggaaaacatctcagaagaataatgaatacaaaatatacagaaaaaacccaaaactccttaagggaaattgaagggagatcttcagtcttgatgatgagtccggcttttgagatggatcaatcagctttcttcaagtaattccttccttcctactctgtgtccccccttttcctcctcctttggggtgtatttataggatttagaatgcctaaaagccctcaaaattggccttttccaaattggactcaacttgggctcgacagggacacgcccgtgagACATGCCCGTGTACGATTagttcaggccgtgctcgaggcTGAGAGATCAACACGCCCGTGCTGAGGTTGTCTTAGGCTATGGTTGGGCCTGTTAAAATGGCATGagcatgtggtctacccatgtgaggaagtctaggccattctgatttcccacgttggccatttttctccgtttttggcccgtttctcagtcattttactctcctatgctcccctaagtataaaacatgaaattaaaggattaggagcaccAAATTCACCATATTTAAGTATAATTCATCCATAAAATATGTtaagcatagggtaaaaatatgtataaattacggtttatcaataacCATCTAACTATATCAATAAGGCATTCATATTCCAAGTATATCAATTAATcaattatatacatacatttcaattaattacaagtatttaaaagtttgattctaattatacgaacttacctcgtatcgcTCGGATAACAACTATCGACTATTcgtccatttttctttttccctgATCAAATTTTGATCTCGACTTATCTTGATCTGTATATCATCAAATTCAGTATATTCAGtattcaatctattcaatttagcccataattcatattttggaaaatttacacatttgcccttaaacttttacatatttacaaattagtccttatcacataaaattgcaaatgtcatgcaatttagtaccacCTAGGCTTAGCCAAATTTACTACATGTCACTAGAAGcccatatttttaaattattcacacttttacttacataatttaactatttctgtaacaccccaaacccggcctagacattatggctgaatttATGATGCCACATTGAAGTGTGATTTGAAAAGCATCGT
This window of the Gossypium hirsutum isolate 1008001.06 chromosome A09, Gossypium_hirsutum_v2.1, whole genome shotgun sequence genome carries:
- the LOC121206126 gene encoding 50S ribosomal protein L2, chloroplastic-like, with amino-acid sequence MPLGTAIHNIEITIGRGGQLARAAGVVAKLIAKEGKSATLKLPSGEVRLISKNYSATVRQVGNVGVNQKSLGRAGSKYWLGKRPVVRGVVMNPADHPHGGGEGRAPIGRKKPAAPWGYLALGRRSRKRNKYSDNLILHRRSK